Proteins from one Bombus pascuorum chromosome 15, iyBomPasc1.1, whole genome shotgun sequence genomic window:
- the LOC132914732 gene encoding cytosolic endo-beta-N-acetylglucosaminidase-like codes for MKGGCLEDRFIYGSESYDSYLFYHWSVIDTFAYFSHHFITVPPFGWINVAHNHGVKVLGTVITEREGIWDVILESQEEVRRFADALILVAKFYKFDGWLLNIENTIKSEQVHNLIYFVKYLTENIHEAIRNSEIIWYRSVSNEGKLNWQNKLNSKNIDFFLNCDGIYLNYNWTKSKLENSLALAKNHSRDIHDIYVGLDIWGRCSPGGGGFNSTYVITILRADKGKWSFQLSR; via the exons atgaaaggtggctgcctagaagacag atttatatacggatcagaatcttatgattcttacctattttatcactggagtgttattgacacgtttgcgtattttagtcatcatttcataactgtgccaccttttggatggattaatgtagcacataatcatggtgtaaaagttcttggtactgtaattacagaaagagaaggtatctgggatgtaatacttgaatctcaggaagaagtaagaagatttgcagatgcactaatacttgttgcaaaattttataagtttgatggctggttattaaatattgaaaataccattaaaagcGAGCAAgttcataatttaatttattttgtaaaatatctaacagaaaatattcatgaagcaattagaaactctgaaattatatggtaccGTAGCGTAtccaatgaaggaaaattaaattggcaaaataaGCTTAATAGTAAAAACAT agatttctttttaaactgcgatggcatttacttgaattataactggacgaaatcaaaattggaaaacagtttggcacttgcaaaaaatcacagcagagatattcatgatatttatgtaggacTTGATATTTGGGGAAGATGTAGTCCTGGcggtggtggatttaattcaacatatgtaattacaatattacgtgCAGATAAGGGGAAATGGAGCTTTCAGTTGTCACGATAA